The genomic window CTGGTTACCCTCACCGGCTGCGCCACGCTCAAGAAGCTCTTCAAGCGGCCCACCGTCAGCTTCAAGACGGCGCGCCTGTCGAGCGCCTCGCTGTCGGACGCGACCGTGGACCTGGTGTACGAGGTCCGCAACCCCAACTCCTTCGGCCTGTCGCTGGCGAAGGTGGACTACGCCTTCTTCGTCGAGGGCAAGCAGGTGGTGGCGGGCTCGCCGCGCAAGGGGCTCAACCTCAAGGGGGGCGGCACCAGCGAGCTCGTCTTCCCGGCCAACGTGCGCTTCGCGGACATCGCCCCCGTGGTGCAGACGTTCCTCACCAAGGACGCGGCCGTCTTCAAGGCCCAGGGCAGCCTGGGCATCGACACCCCCGTCGGCGTCCTGTCCTTCCCCCTGGAGAAGGAGGGCACCTTCGAGGTGCCCAAGATTCCCAAGGTGCTGTTCGAGGCGCCCCGCATCGCCAACATCACGCTGACGGGCGCCACGGTGGAGTTCCCCCTCACCATCACCAACCGCAACAGCTTCCCCCTGCCCGTGGCCGCCCTCACCGGCGCCCTCAAGGTGGCCGGGGCCAACGTGGGCACCCTGTCCACGGGCAACCTGGGCCTGCTGGATGGCGGCGGCGCCAAGCAGGTGACGCTCCCCTTGCAGATCAACTTCGCCCAGGCCGCCCAGGCCGCCACGGCGCTGCGCTCCAACAACGCCCAGCAGCTCAGCTGGAGCGGCCAGGTGACGTCGGGCAACCAGAGCCTGCCCCTCGTGCTGTCGCAGCTCGTCAACTTCCGGCGCTGAGCCCTCCCCTCCCGAAGGGCAAGCAAGCAAGGGGGAACGGGTTGTCCCCCGCTCCCCCGGGCGCTACGGTGGCGGCGCCGCTCTTGGCCCTCTCCCCACGCCCATGCGACGCATCCTCTTCAAGTCGAAGATTCACCGCGCCACCGTCACCCAGGCCGACCTGGACTACGAGGGCTCGGTCACCATTGATACACACCTGATGCAGGCCGCGGACATCCTTCCCTACGAGAAGGTGGCCGTGTGGAACGTCACCCGGGGCACGCGCCTGGAGACCTACGCGCTCGCGGGCGAGGCCGGCAGCGGCGTCATCTGCATCAACGGCGCGGCGGCCCACCTCAACCAGCCCGGGGACGTGGTCATCCTCGCCACGTTCGCCGAGGTGGAGGCCTCGGAGCTCGCCGGCTGGGAGCCCACCGTCGTCTTCGTGGACGCCCAGAACCGCCTCATCCCGGGCCGCACCCAGGAAGTCCCCGGCCCCGCGCGCCGCATCGCCTGAGCCCCTGGCCCCTGGCCAAGCGGGGAGAGTCAGGATTCCGGCGTCTCTCTGGAAGCGGGGTTGAGCTTTCAACACGCCCCGGGGGCTTGTTCTCACATTGCAGAAGACGCCAGGATCTTCCCCCAAGCACAATGGCGCTGGGGGGGAACGATCCATGCTGACCATACCAGGCTACACACTCGTGGGCTCTCTGAAGACCACGGGGTCCAACCTGCTGTTCCGCGCTGTCCGGGACTCGGATGGCCTGCCCCTCATCCTGAAGATGCCCATGGCCTCCTCCGGCGCCCGCGAGGGCGAGCGGTACCGGCGGGAGTTCGAGCTGCTCCAGCGCTTGAGCGATGTGCAGGGCATCACCCGGGTCCACGCCTGTGAGCGCATCCATGACCGGCTCGGGCTGCTGCTGGAGGAGGTGCAGGGGGACCTGCTCGCGGACCTCACCGGCAAGCCCTTCGAGCCGGCCCAGGCGCTGGACATCGCCATCTCGCTGACGTCCATCCTGGCGGAGCTTCACCGGCGCGGGGTCATCCACAAGGACATCAAGCCCTCGAACATCATCATCACGCCCTCAGGCGAGG from Stigmatella erecta includes these protein-coding regions:
- a CDS encoding LEA type 2 family protein, whose protein sequence is MMKRSLLALLAVTLVTLTGCATLKKLFKRPTVSFKTARLSSASLSDATVDLVYEVRNPNSFGLSLAKVDYAFFVEGKQVVAGSPRKGLNLKGGGTSELVFPANVRFADIAPVVQTFLTKDAAVFKAQGSLGIDTPVGVLSFPLEKEGTFEVPKIPKVLFEAPRIANITLTGATVEFPLTITNRNSFPLPVAALTGALKVAGANVGTLSTGNLGLLDGGGAKQVTLPLQINFAQAAQAATALRSNNAQQLSWSGQVTSGNQSLPLVLSQLVNFRR
- the panD gene encoding aspartate 1-decarboxylase translates to MRRILFKSKIHRATVTQADLDYEGSVTIDTHLMQAADILPYEKVAVWNVTRGTRLETYALAGEAGSGVICINGAAAHLNQPGDVVILATFAEVEASELAGWEPTVVFVDAQNRLIPGRTQEVPGPARRIA